The Bryobacteraceae bacterium genomic sequence CCTCGCGGAGAAGGTTCACCGGCCAGGTGGGTCCCATGGGCTGACGGCGGTCAATGGCGGTATCGAGGAGCGAGATGAGCAGGGGTAGCGAGGGGTAGTCGTCGGGCGTGGGCGCCGGGGGGAGGTGGAACAGGCGGGTGAGGAATCCATGCAAGAGATCGGTGTATCCTTCGCGCTCGATCGCGCCGCGGGTGGCGGGATCGAACGCATGCGGGAGGATCTCATTGGTGAGCGGGCCGCCGCAAGCCCTGGTGGCGCCGGCTCCGAAGATAACTACCGTATCGGACACTGCATGACGATCCTACCGCAAGCGGACAGCGTCAGTCCGCGCGGAGGGCTTCGATGGGGTCCACGCGGGAGACGCGCCGCGCCGGGATGTAGCTGGCGGCGGCGGCAACCGCAAGCAGCATGGCGGCCACGGCAAGGTAGGTGAGCGGATCGAGCGCGCGGACTTCGTAGAGCAGGCCGGACATGAGACGGGAGAGCACGGCCGCTCCGGCCAATCCGACGGCGGCGCCGATGCCTCCCCAGAGGAGGCCATGGCGAACGAACATAAGACGCAGGGTGCTCTGCCGCGCGCCGAGCGCGAGCCGGATGCCGATTTCGCGGGTGCGCTGGGCGACGTGATACGCGATGACGGCGTAGATGCCGACGGAGGCCAGCAACAGCGCCATGAAACCGCTGATGCCGAGCAGCACGAGCGTGAACGAGGTGCGGGCCATGGAACGGTCGAATATCTCCTTCATCGTCCGGATTTCGGTGACCGGAAGCGCGCCTTGGACGCTCCACACCGCCTTGCGGAACTCGTTGGAGAGGGACTCGCCGCCGGCGCGGGCGGTTCGCATGGCGACCGACATCGAGCCGAAATCGCGGGGAGCCCAGTAGACGGTGGAGGGCGCGGGCTGGCCGACGCCGTCGTGCCGGACATCGCCGGCGACGCCGACGATTTCGTACCAGCCTTCGACAAAGTGCGTCCGGATCTGCTTGCCGATGGCGGCGGCGGGCGCGCCCCAGTACTCGCGGGCGAAGTTTTCGCTGACGATGATCACCTTGCGCTGTTCGTGGATGTCGGTCCACGTGTATTCGCGGCCGGCGCGCAGCGGGATGCCGAGGGCGGCGAAGGCGCCGGGGCCGATGGTGATGAAGCGGCGCAGGGGCGGGATCTGGTCCGGCCGGTACGTTTTGTCCTTGGCCATGATGGGGTCCTGGGAGCGGGCGTTGGTCATGGGCAGGCCGCTGATGGCGCCCACCTGCGTGACGCCGGCGATTCCGCCGAGCGATTCGTAGAGACGCTGCCAGAGCACGCGGCGTTCGGCATCGGTCTTGACGACGTCGCGCGGGATGGAGAGGCGGAATGTCTGCAGGCTATCGACGCCGCGGAAGCCGGGATCGACGCGGCGCATGGAGAGGAAAGTCCGGATCATCAGGCCGGAGCCGACCAGGAGGACGAGAGCGAGGGCGACCTGGACGACGGTGAGTCCGTTGCGCGCGATGTGCCGTTCGCGTCCCGCGCTGGAGGAGCGGCCACCGGAGCGGAGGCCCATGGCGAGGCCGGCGCGGAGTTGCTTCCAGACGGGGATGGCGCCGAGGCCGATGCCGGCGACCAGAGCGACGGCCAATCCGAAGGCGGCGGCGCTGGCGTCCACCGAGATCAGGTCGAACCGCGGGAGGCGCGCAGGGCTGAGTGTGAGAACGAGCCGGAGGACAGCGACGGCGAAGCCCATGCCGAGCGCGCCGCCAAGGAGGGCGAGCGTTACGCTTTCGAGCATAAGTTCGCGCGCGATGCGAGCGCGGCCAGCCCCGAGAGCGGCGCGGACGGCGAGTTCCTGGGCGCGGGATTCGGTGCGGACGAGGAGCAGGTTGGCGACGTTGGCGCAGGCGATCAGGAGCACGATGCCGACAGTGGCCATGACGACCCAGAGGGTGTTGCCGATGTCGCCGAGGAGATCGTCCTTGAGCGGGCGGACCTTGGGGCCGAGGCGCGCATCCTTCATCATCTGGATGGTCATGCCAGGAGGCGGCGGGAACTTCTCGAGTTCGAGATCGATCATGCGGCGGACATCGGCGTTGGCTTGCGCGATGGAGACGCCGGGCTTGAGGCGGGCGATGCCCTGGAAGTTGTAGCCGGCGAGACGGACGGCGTTGCGGTCAAAGCGTATGGGCAGGACGATGTCGTGAGTGCGGTCCATGAACCAGGTCCGGGGCGGGAGCACGCCGATGATCTCGCGCGGCGAGCCGTCGACGAGGACGCGGCGGCCGACGGCTTTCGGGTCGCCGCCGAAGCGCCGCCGCCAGTAGCCGTGGCTGATCATGATGACGTCGGGGCTGCCGTTGACGTTGTCCTTTTCGAGGAAAGCGCGGCCGAGGGCGGGGTGGATGCCGAGCATGGGGAAAAGGCGGAAGGAGCATTGGATTCCGTCGACGCGCTCAGGATCACGGAACTCGGTGACGGTAATGGAGCGGCCGTTCCAGATGGCGACGTCGGCGAAGGTGCGGGAGTCCTCGCGGTAGGCGATGTAGTCGGCGAGGGAGGCGTTGAGATCGTCGATCTTGACGCCGGGGGCGGTTTGCCAGACACCGATGAGCCGCTCGGCGTCCGGGAACGGGAGGGGCCGCAGGAGGACGCCGTTGATCACGCTGAAGATGGCAGTGTTCGCGCCGATGCCGAGGGCGAGGACGAGGATGGTGGCGAGGGTGAAGCCCGGGGTTC encodes the following:
- a CDS encoding ABC transporter permease, translating into MAEASVRNLTFDLRHTLRRLARTPGFTLATILVLALGIGANTAIFSVINGVLLRPLPFPDAERLIGVWQTAPGVKIDDLNASLADYIAYREDSRTFADVAIWNGRSITVTEFRDPERVDGIQCSFRLFPMLGIHPALGRAFLEKDNVNGSPDVIMISHGYWRRRFGGDPKAVGRRVLVDGSPREIIGVLPPRTWFMDRTHDIVLPIRFDRNAVRLAGYNFQGIARLKPGVSIAQANADVRRMIDLELEKFPPPPGMTIQMMKDARLGPKVRPLKDDLLGDIGNTLWVVMATVGIVLLIACANVANLLLVRTESRAQELAVRAALGAGRARIARELMLESVTLALLGGALGMGFAVAVLRLVLTLSPARLPRFDLISVDASAAAFGLAVALVAGIGLGAIPVWKQLRAGLAMGLRSGGRSSSAGRERHIARNGLTVVQVALALVLLVGSGLMIRTFLSMRRVDPGFRGVDSLQTFRLSIPRDVVKTDAERRVLWQRLYESLGGIAGVTQVGAISGLPMTNARSQDPIMAKDKTYRPDQIPPLRRFITIGPGAFAALGIPLRAGREYTWTDIHEQRKVIIVSENFAREYWGAPAAAIGKQIRTHFVEGWYEIVGVAGDVRHDGVGQPAPSTVYWAPRDFGSMSVAMRTARAGGESLSNEFRKAVWSVQGALPVTEIRTMKEIFDRSMARTSFTLVLLGISGFMALLLASVGIYAVIAYHVAQRTREIGIRLALGARQSTLRLMFVRHGLLWGGIGAAVGLAGAAVLSRLMSGLLYEVRALDPLTYLAVAAMLLAVAAAASYIPARRVSRVDPIEALRAD